Sequence from the Rutidosis leptorrhynchoides isolate AG116_Rl617_1_P2 chromosome 3, CSIRO_AGI_Rlap_v1, whole genome shotgun sequence genome:
AATAAAATTAGTTGAAAACTTGATTTTGCAAATTTAATAAGTTTAGGGGCTGTTTTGTGATTAGATGGTTTAAATAAGGGGGTAATTCAGAACTGCTCGCGGGATATAGATAGGGTTTATAATCTGGAAGCTTTCTTCAATTTCATTCCCAATTCAAAACCATGGCGTCTGAGGTATCCTTTCCTtttattctttattttttttttaaaatttttttttttgtatgcttTGTATCTGTATCTATAGATTTATGTAATCAAACTTGTTTGTTTTAATATTGTAGGAGAGTATTATGATCGGTTTCGACGATTCTTCATATATGAACCTTATTGGTCCTTATGGACTTGAGCTTCAAATTAATTGTATTCGATCCTATTGCGAAGCTAAACTGAAGGTACTGTATGAATATATCAAGGATGTGTATTGCGCAGCTGATGATTAAATGAATGAGGCTATATTATTTTTGATTTATTTTTAAATTATGTATGTGTAATTTTCAAATCTGAATCATATATTGGTATATCTGACTTGTGTTAAAACCAAATGAATAAAGAGAGCCCTAATTATTAATATCACAAGGATCAGATCCAATGGGTTAGACATTATATTTATGTAAGTTGATAAATTATACTGTAGTAATAAAGTTGCTCTTTCGGTTCTGTATCTTTGTATGTTTCCATTATTTATTCTTTTTCATTTAGGTTAACTACTCATTGTGCTGTTGACATATCACCAAAATGTTGTCATTGTTTTGTGTTAAGTCTAATCCGAAGAATATGATAGGCATATTTGGAATGGGTGGTGAAGCTGATTATAAGTGCCTTCAACCTACTAGAAAACTTGATAAAATCATGAGTTACCTTAAGGGTTAACTTCCTACTCTCGTTTTTTATATTATATCACCAATCACCAATAACCAATCACCAATTGTAGGTTTGGATCATTATTATTTAATCAATTTCAACTTGTTTCTCAGGTGTACTAGATGAACCTACCTTGTCTGGTGGTTTGGACTTTGATGGAGGGATCAGCCTTAGTGAGTGGTTTTTTAACTTTGAATGTGAAAAATCAAGTGAGAGAAGGTTGCTTCTCTTTATTGGagggtatgtatgtatgtatgtatgtatatatactaaAATGTTTCACCCTAGTATATTACTCCCtacttttttatattttaatattaatatatgttatgTTTGCTTTTGCCCTGCCAGTTATTTAGGTTTCGGTATGATGACTGGGGAGTATTATGGAAAGTCGTTAAATAAAACGGGTGTAGCTGTTGATGTTTTGCACTTCCTTATACCGAATTGCTACGTTAATACAGAGCTTGCGCTTGATGCATTAGTTGATGCTGCCAATAATAATAATCAGAACAGCCACGTTAAACACTTTGAACTTACGCCTGATACAGTTGCTTCGGATATCATATCCAGGTTTTAATCATTATTTACATTTCACATggttatatatgtgtgtatatgtgcAGTGTGTTTTGGTtactagcttttttttttttttttttttttttttttttttttttttttttttgacaacatcTACTTTCAGGTTTCCAGACATTTTCCCATTTGATTCCGCGAAGATAGCAAGAAATAAAAATGCCAAAGTTTCCAAGGGAAATGGTAATGTGAAGTTGGGCAAAAGGAAGAGGCGCAACTGAATTGTCTTGGTGATGTATGTCTTAAGTTGTCTGCAAAACGACAACGATGGGATCCTAATATGACTCTATAAGTATTTGTGGCTGTTTGTTTTGTTAGCTATTGCTTTTGTGAACAATGTGTTTGTTGCAATGGGATATACTTTCTAAAATACTCAAAGAACATTTATTTGGGATATACTTTCG
This genomic interval carries:
- the LOC139896462 gene encoding uncharacterized protein, translated to MASEESIMIGFDDSSYMNLIGPYGLELQINCIRSYCEAKLKSNPKNMIGIFGMGGEADYKCLQPTRKLDKIMSYLKGVLDEPTLSGGLDFDGGISLSEWFFNFECEKSSERRLLLFIGGYLGFGMMTGEYYGKSLNKTGVAVDVLHFLIPNCYVNTELALDALVDAANNNNQNSHVKHFELTPDTVASDIISRFPDIFPFDSAKIARNKNAKVSKGNGNVKLGKRKRRN